The Candidatus Polarisedimenticolia bacterium genome window below encodes:
- a CDS encoding ABC transporter ATP-binding protein, giving the protein MDDPFVRFEDVHKSFGEKKVLGGISVDIQRGETMVVLGGSGSGKSVLIRHIIGLHRPDRGHVFVEGEDIVDYDEEGLIPVRQKVAMLFQGSALFDSMNVLDNVAYGLREHTDLDEERIRHNVRAKLALVGLEGVEELMPAELSGGMKKRVALARSIAMDPRCILYDEPTTGLDPVTANTINELIRGLQRRIQVTSVVVTHDIASAFLVGDRIAYLYEGRMHFVGTVEEAKVSREPRLRHFLSGGREVSGATV; this is encoded by the coding sequence GTGGACGACCCCTTCGTCAGGTTCGAGGATGTCCACAAATCTTTCGGGGAGAAGAAGGTCCTGGGCGGGATCAGCGTCGACATCCAGCGGGGCGAGACGATGGTCGTCCTCGGAGGCAGCGGCAGCGGGAAATCGGTCCTGATCCGGCACATCATCGGCCTGCACCGGCCGGACCGGGGACACGTGTTCGTGGAAGGGGAGGACATCGTCGACTACGATGAGGAGGGGCTCATCCCGGTTCGCCAGAAGGTGGCGATGCTCTTCCAGGGGAGCGCCCTGTTCGATTCGATGAACGTCCTGGACAACGTGGCCTATGGCCTGCGGGAGCATACGGATCTCGACGAGGAGCGGATCCGCCACAACGTGCGCGCCAAGCTCGCCCTCGTGGGGCTGGAAGGCGTCGAGGAGCTCATGCCTGCCGAGCTGTCGGGCGGGATGAAGAAGCGGGTGGCACTGGCCCGCTCCATCGCCATGGATCCGCGCTGCATCCTGTACGATGAGCCGACGACCGGCCTCGATCCGGTCACGGCCAATACCATCAACGAGCTCATCCGCGGGCTGCAGAGACGCATCCAGGTCACGTCCGTGGTCGTGACGCACGACATCGCGAGCGCCTTCCTCGTGGGCGATCGGATCGCCTACCTGTACGAGGGTCGCATGCACTTCGTGGGGACCGTCGAGGAGGCGAAGG
- a CDS encoding ABC transporter permease — protein MNSFLDLALGHLGAISLLFTQTVRETVRKKPEWSVILDQMHHLGVRSLAIATVTALFTGMVLALQTSYSLAAYGAKLFVGDIVALSLVRELGPVLTALMVGGRVGAGITAEIGTMKVTEQIDAIRAMAANPVRKLVVPKVLAILIMLPILTIFADFVGILGGLTMATTSLNQPGAFYMQHVVQALSVQDILSGVGKSIFFALFISLIACHSGLSAEGGADGVGRATTQTVVAASLSVLVSDFFLTKFFLAL, from the coding sequence ATGAACAGTTTTCTGGATCTGGCGCTGGGACATCTCGGAGCCATCTCGCTCCTGTTCACCCAGACCGTCAGGGAGACGGTCCGGAAGAAGCCCGAGTGGTCTGTCATTCTCGACCAGATGCACCACCTGGGGGTGCGCTCCCTGGCGATCGCCACGGTCACGGCGCTGTTCACCGGCATGGTGCTGGCACTGCAGACCTCCTACTCACTGGCGGCCTACGGGGCCAAGCTGTTCGTGGGAGACATCGTGGCGCTGTCGCTGGTGCGCGAGCTGGGGCCGGTCCTGACCGCCCTCATGGTGGGGGGGCGCGTGGGGGCCGGGATCACCGCCGAGATTGGCACAATGAAGGTGACCGAACAGATCGACGCCATTCGCGCCATGGCGGCGAACCCGGTGCGCAAGCTGGTGGTGCCGAAGGTCCTGGCGATCCTGATCATGCTGCCGATCCTCACGATCTTCGCCGATTTCGTCGGTATCCTGGGCGGACTGACCATGGCCACGACGAGCCTGAACCAGCCCGGGGCCTTCTACATGCAACACGTGGTCCAGGCGCTCAGCGTCCAGGACATCCTCAGCGGCGTCGGGAAGTCGATTTTCTTCGCCCTGTTCATCTCACTCATTGCCTGCCATAGCGGTCTGTCCGCCGAGGGTGGAGCGGACGGGGTCGGGCGTGCGACGACCCAGACCGTCGTCGCGGCCTCGCTCTCGGTCCTGGTCTCGGACTTCTTTCTGACCAAATTCTTTCTGGCGCTCTGA